In Plasmodium sp. gorilla clade G2 genome assembly, chromosome: 5, one genomic interval encodes:
- a CDS encoding 6-cysteine protein, with product MTFILTFSQFILYTHVLLNMCYGFYFDQTEELVVKTTHSDICKREHHLSFNNEIIKLCLFSQRAGVNSKYNLIMNTLKEEKWEEKYRILKDNTFKIIKYFYTFVNKNELVIIFCFNKLINKAPYECHRSIYKVDDKKNEEKRVTINYNHIDPLSLVDYTSNHFEFLGTSYLLICGINENRKLPPASRIFILCRASKDSGLTWGFTFSFYYQQAKENVNYSNVVPKLFYNEIGFIFSSSENSSKKYIRCTYLEGYHFDCNDITFIEDKYLLDVTKIRGYYLTILSNKKDKNDNIKLWYIYKSVITESMNNNITNVGKEYKEGNLFLLNDSTVLYNYVNETDSYVYLIKHKGSVKHCTLLYLKKEYANPGFIKEIVKNQTKLIKDNDHNNNNRHVCNINYDDLSVNGNDRYFTVSVYNGVKTDIKSCFYFSYDNILEPVNIINKIVKIYEYSNYSVYAFYINKDIESYFLFNKKMECFLGDNFYIYLNINFINTYKLDNSFDTNERVINLYPDNLIYYKIPNNNYKNTFLSNIHFPSYTKYIQVNDKEYIFKLPSYIEQDINTELFFLQKVNKFYKKKTIIHKGGHNNQLVLGIDFSKKNDICSYAYSKSSCEYTHIDINKINIKVPMNQDITSDITLAIICPVNKKNQNVCFHHTYDNGKKVLIRDHLYDRNGYLNVYPKIYIYTPQLDHLYEESKLVIRKEFIEIFKNNKCNYRNVILCKCYANNMYYDITFNLI from the exons atgacgTTCATATTAACCTTCAGTCAGTTTATCCTCTACACACATGTATTATTAAACATGTGTTATGGTTTCTATTTTGATCAAACAGAAGAATTAGTTGTAAAGACTACTCATAGTGATATATGTAAAAGAGAACATCATTTAAGTTTCAacaatgaaataataaagttATGTTTGTTCTCTCAACGTGCTGGTGTTAATTCTAAATATAATCTTATAATGAATacattaaaagaagaaaagtgGGAGGAGAAATATAGaattttaaaagataatacatttaaaattattaaatatttctatacatttgtaaataaaaatgaattagttataatattttgttttaataaacTTATAAATAAAGCACCTTATGAATGTCATAGATCTATTTACAAAGTggatgacaaaaaaaatgaagaaaagagAGTTAcaattaattataatcaCATAGATCCTTTATCATTAGTTGATTATACATCTAATCATTTTGAATTCTTGGGTACTTcctatttattaatttgtgGTATTAATGAAAATAGAAAGTTACCTCCAGCTTCTCGtatctttattttatgtCGTGCTAGCAAGGATTCTGGTCTAACATGGGG ATTCACTTTCTCATTCTATTACCAGCAAGCCAAAGAAAATGTTAACTACTCCAATGTTGTTCCCAAACTTTTCTACAATGAAATCGGATTCATCTTTTCTTCTTCAGAGAATTCTTCcaagaaatatattagatGCACTTATTTAGAAGGATATCACTTCGATTGTAATGATATAACGTTTATAGAAGATAAATATTTGTTAGATGTGACAAAAATAAGAGGTTATTATTTAACTATTTTATCAAATAagaaagataaaaatgataatataaaattgtgGTACATCTATAAATCTGTAATAACAGAAAgcatgaataataatattacaaatgttggaaaagaatataaagaagggaatttatttttattaaatgattcaaccgttttatataattatgtaaatGAAACAGATAgttatgtttatttaataaaacataaaggATCTGTAAAACATTgtactttattatatttaaaaaaagaatatgcaAATCCAggttttataaaagaaatagtAAAAAATCAAactaaattaataaaagataatgatcataataataataatagacatgtttgtaatattaattatgatGATTTATCTGTTAATGGAAATGATAGATATTTCACTGTAAGTGTATATAACGGTGTAAAGACAGATATCAAAagttgtttttattttagttatgataatatattagaacctgttaatataataaataaaattgttaaaatatatgaatatagtAATTATTCTGTATAtgcattttatattaataaagatatagaatcatattttctttttaataaaaaaatggaatgTTTTCTAGGAGataatttctatatatatctaaatattaattttataaatacatataaattagaTAATTCATTTGATACGAATGAAAGagtaattaatttatatccAGATAatcttatttattataaaataccaaacaataattataaaaatacattctTATCAAATATTCATTTCCCatcatatacaaaatatatacaagtaaatgataaagaatatatattcaaattacCTTCATATATTGAACAAGATATTAATacagaattattttttcttcagaAGGTTAATaagttttataaaaaaaaaacaattattcATAAAGGTGGTCATAACAATCAATTAGTTTTAGGTATcgatttttcaaaaaaaaatgatatctGTTCTTATGCATATTCCAAATCATCATGTGAGTATACACATatagatattaataaaattaatattaaagtTCCTATGAATCAAGATATTACATCTGATATAACATTAGCAATAATATGTccagtaaataaaaaaaatcaaaacgTATGTTTTCATCATACATATGACAACGGAAAAAAAGTATTAATTAGAGATCATCTATATGATAGAAATGGatatttaaatgtatatcctaaaatttatatttatacaccTCAATTAGATCACTTATATGAAGAATCCAAACTAGTTATAAGAAAAGAATTtattgaaatatttaaaaataataaatgtaattATAGAAATGTTATCTTATGTAAATGTTATGCAAATAATATGTACTATGATATtacatttaatttaatatag
- a CDS encoding ras-related protein Rab-1A, which translates to MTENRSRDYDYLYKIILIGDSGVGKSCILLRFSDDHFTESYITTIGVDFRFRTIKVDDKIVKLQIWDTAGQERFRTITSAYYRGADGIIIIYDTTDRNSFLHINDWMNEINKYTNEDTCKLLVGNKADCKDDIEITTMEGQNKAKELNISFIETSAKDATNVELAFTMITQELIKKKKKKNFTSLKNNHAKLKLSTQDNSVQSFCSC; encoded by the coding sequence ATGACTGAGAATAGATCACGCgattatgattatttatataaaataatattgataggTGACAGTGGTGTAGGCAAATCTTGTATTTTATTACGTTTCTCAGATGATCATTTTACAGAGAGTTATATAACAACTATTGGTGTTGATTTTAGATTTAGAACTATTAAAGTAGATGATAAAATAGTGAAACTACAAATATGGGATACAGCAGGTCAAGAACGTTTTAGAACTATAACATCAGCATATTATAGAGGAGCTGatggaataataataatatatgatacaACAGACAGGAATtcttttttacatattaatGATTGGatgaatgaaataaataaatatacaaatgaagATACTTGTAAATTACTTGTAGGCAATAAAGCTGATTGTAAAGATGATATAGAAATTACAACAATGGAAGGTCAGAATAAAGctaaagaattaaatatcTCTTTTATAGAAACATCAGCAAAAGATGCTACAAATGTAGAACTAGCTTTTACTATGATTACACaagaattaattaaaaaaaaaaaaaaaaaaaattttacatcattaaaaaataatcatgCAAAACTTAAATTATCAACACAGGATAATTCTGTTCAGTCTTTTTGTTCATGTTAA
- a CDS encoding tubulin--tyrosine ligase, putative: protein MSIYFRELFPSNKVVKFRTDFRNTIFDLFLHRKWELTNHETDWNLCWSEKDWINEVYDTICFKNDQYVNHYRNYYELTRKDLLAKNIKRLKKQYEKTRNEDDIKHLDITPMTFVLPLEYKIFLEEYKKKSNRIWIMKPIGKSQGKGIFLFDKISQIKDWNSYHNKNKINDDKDKEKPEQYIVQEYISNPLLIGGKKFDIRLYVLILSYYPLTIYIYRSGFARFSHTYFKNEKTNMNDVTMHLTNVSIQKNAEGYDDTVGGKWFVRELFLYMISRYGYENITTLIKNIEECIIQSFLAVHKIIINDKHCFELYGFDILIDNNLKPWLIEVNSSPSFSSNTKDDYTLKFNLLDELMTLINIEKYDIPQIDRIGDFDCIYRNGEKIRNLDPYNFHSHLGAYLSGTEHLKKIAKHIKMKSNV, encoded by the exons atgtctatatattttagagAATTGTTTCCTTCAAACAA gGTTGTAAAATTTAGAACTGATTTCCGTAATACAATTTTTGACTTATTTTTACATAGAAAATGGGAGTTGACAAAtca TGAAACTGATTGGAATTTATGTTGGTCTGAAAAGGATTGGATAAATGAAGTTTATGATActatatgttttaaaaatgatCAATATGTTAATCACTATAGAAATTATTACgaa TTGACTCGTAAAGACCTACTAgcgaaaaatataaagagaCTGAAAAAACAATACGAAAAGACCAGAAACGAAGATGATATAAAACATTTAGATATTACTCCTATGACGTTTGTTCTACCCttagaatataaaatatttttagaagaatataaaaaaaaaagtaatcgCATATGGATTATGAAACCTATAGGGAAGTCACAAGGCAaaggaatatttttatttgataaaattTCTCAAATAAAAGACTGGAATAgttatcataataaaaataaaattaatgatgataaagatAAGGAAAAACCTGAACAATATATAGTTCAAGAATATATATCCAACCCTTTATTAATCGGAGGGAAAAAATTCGATATAAGATTATATGTCTTAATATTATCTTATTATCctttaactatatatatatatagaagtGGTTTTGCTAGATTTTCTCATACATATttcaaaaatgaaaaaactaATATGAATGATGTTACTATGCATTTAACTAATGTATCCATACAAAAAAATGCAGAAGGTTATGATGATACTGTAGGAGGGAAATGGTTTGTTCGAgaattattcttatatatgaTTAGTCGTTATggatatgaaaatattacaacattaattaaaaatatagaagaatGTATTATTCAATCTTTTCTAGCTgtacataaaattataattaatgaTAAACATTGTTTCGAATTATATGGATTTGATATCCTTAtcgataataatttaaaaccATGGTTAATTGAAGTCAATTCATCtccttcattttcttcaaatACAAAAGACGATTATACGCTGAAATTTAATTTGTTGGATGAATTGATGACACTCATAAATATTGAAAAGTATGATATACCACAAATTGATAGAATTGGAGATTTTGattgtatatatagaaatgGGGAAAAAATACGAAATCTGGATCCCTACAATTTTCATTCACACTTAG GAGCCTATTTGTCTGGAACagaacatttaaaaaaaattgcaAAACACATTAAGATGAAATCAAAcgtttaa
- a CDS encoding ATP-dependent DNA helicase UvrD has protein sequence MNEDEGGQNISSTTLKTKKKKSDSMYLLKNILFNNLSEEQQKIVEIPMNVNLCIIACPGSGKTSTLTARIIKSIIEEKKSIVCITFTNYAASDLKDKIMKKINCLIDLSVDNNINQKLFNNKNNNNNNLSLKNKCTLNNIMHKSKIKVLNTVVFIGTIHSFCRYILYKYKGTFKILTDFINNNIIKLAFNNFYSSLMNMNKNTHSGFNDGLQKNSTNANTENEDNNNNNNKNKNINNNNKNNNNYHNYHNICDIQSNSIPPQLAYFLNCMKNSEIKEEDEKEYYEEEHDIQNDSLNEEGNGDDYNDNDDDDDDDDDDDDEFYNYVYNFKHCNETINDYFENEQVKSMLKKKNIIFLKKKIKLMKYVELYNIQIEINEIEKMFYDEYKKIFKKAKNIYYDFDDLLIETYRLMKYNIDIRNQILDEWHYVFCDEFQDTNTTQFNILQFFANYNVPSTNDQLIDIPKKNLDNKKINDHHNNSIYNTYNTKQYSQSVQNFFSENKIDQKFCDQIYFDKHCNNILIQKNKNEQSRGEQSEQKDVLMNQQTMQRQSLLSNKIDDMSSSSVSSTYSYLKIEKKQKEKNYKNSKNEKNEKNEKNEKNEKNYKNDKNEIKEKKEHTYYSPTKIDNNNNEQRDDKYHKFHLEKENNFFNNNFKEKNTLVNLKDRSLTVIGDDDQSIYSFRGAHINVFHKFLKDCNCLLFKLSNNFRSTREIVRVSQNLIINNKTCRIQKQLYTNNIQGNKIQFHAFKTSCDQISYILSEIIYLKKIYNYKYGDFVILCRTNKTLKETLKSIHNIEIKKKAYKYLINKFLCDKQKKLLKENKKQLENKNTNDIYKNISIRNNEINNYKNNQKCEQNVSDFNNIFNIDSFKIPIKELNKKKAFFGSKEIIELITFLRFLLNVDDNIIFKKAFKIIKNVKNTNHIINKLTRCQTNQHISNILIEHSNDNIQIKTEKTKIHKTQQMNNEILSLFSCVKSITHLFILYKRKTLNKESLRVLDIFTEKELKTIVDFFFCINYFLKFAAHTNSVYHLVIEVLKKTNFLKRLQSKIQKKRDEENKENNIMKETISEQKNDNIESDVIQNIGSDSMKGDHHISDNEQKKMKLINEKQTDEHKCGCSHQVIGKRVNQDNDKNGSNNMCDNNGSNNMCDNNGSNNMCDNNGSNNMCNNNGSNNMCDNNSSNNMCDNNNSKDNICDDATFTNNVYTTEETNSKNIEEKKGNIKKRTFEEYREKKEKTKKYIDIDNNNNNNNNNNQKNDCHNNNNDMFDINTVNEIKIKKDLELLFNIGDKDLKYNEIQNIFIFLEMTTDYKPNLLQQSCLDCLFCFLNDFKNNVHENMLVEKVTLTTIHKAKGLEWKVVFIINVTEGEIPQTVDNKQDIIEERKIFYVGITRAKFLLYLLCSIQNNNSSEKNTVSRFINEMNI, from the coding sequence ATGAATGAAGATGAAGGGGGACAGAATATTTCCTCAACAACCCTAAAGactaaaaaaaagaaaagcgatagtatgtatttattaaaaaatattttatttaataacttATCTGAGGAACAACAGAAAATTGTTGAAATTCCTATGAATGtaaatttatgtattattGCATGCCCAGGATCAGGCAAAACATCTACCTTAACAGCtagaattataaaaagtattatagaagaaaaaaagtcTATAGTTTGTATTACGTTTACAAATTATGCTGCTAGTGATTTAAAAGATAAgattatgaagaaaataaattgttTAATTGATTTAAgtgtagataataatataaatcaaaaattatttaataataaaaataataataataataatcttagtttaaaaaataaatgtactttaaataatataatgcataaaagtaaaataaaagtattaaACACAGTGGTCTTTATAGGAACCATACATTCTTTTTGTAGATATATCCTTTATAAGTATAAAGgaacttttaaaatattaactgattttattaacaataatattattaaattagcCTTTAATAATTTCTACTCTTCATTGatgaatatgaataaaaatactCACTCTGGATTCAACGATGGGCTTCAAAAGAACAGCACCAATGCTAATACAGAAAATGaagacaataataataataataataaaaataaaaatatcaataataataataaaaataataataattatcataattatcataatatctGTGATATCCAATCCAATTCTATACCACCTCAATTAGCATACTTCTTAAATTGTATGAAAAACTcagaaataaaagaagaagacgAAAAAGAATACTATGAAGAAGAACATGATATACAAAATGATAGTTTAAATGAAGAAGGAAATGGTGACGACTATAACGACAATgacgatgatgatgatgatgatgatgatgatgatgatgagttttataattatgtatacaACTTTAAACATTGTAATGAGACAATAAATGATTACTTCGAAAATGAACAGGTGAAAAGCatgttgaaaaaaaaaaatattatatttttaaaaaaaaaaataaaattaatgaaatatgtagaattatataatatacaaatagaAATTAATGAAATAGAAAAGATGTTttatgatgaatataaaaaaatattcaagaaagctaaaaatatatattatgattttgATGATTTATTAATTGAAACATATCGTctaatgaaatataatatagatataagAAATCAAATATTAGATGAATGGCATTATGTATTTTGTGATGAATTTCAAGATACAAATACAAcacaatttaatattttacaatTCTTTGCAAATTATAATGTTCCTTCAACAAACGATCAATTAATAGatattccaaaaaaaaatttggacaataaaaaaattaatgatcatcataataattctatttataatacatacaaTACTAAACAGTATAGTCAAAGTGTTCAAAACTTTTTtagtgaaaataaaattgatcAAAAATTTTGtgatcaaatatattttgataaacattgtaataatatacttatacaaaaaaataaaaatgaacaatCAAGAGGTGAACAGTCTGAACAGAAAGATGTTTTAATGAATCAACAAACAATGCAGAGACAATCtttattatcaaataaaatagatGATATGAGTTCTTCATCGGTATCTTCaacatattcatatttaaaaatagaaaagaaacaaaaagaaaaaaattacaaaaattccaaaaatgaaaaaaatgaaaaaaatgaaaaaaatgaaaaaaatgaaaaaaattacaaaaatgacaaaaatgaaataaaagaaaaaaaagaacacaCATATTATTCTCCTACTAAAattgacaataataataatgaacaaCGTGACGACAAGTATCACAAATTCCatttagaaaaagaaaataatttctttaataataattttaaggaaaaaaatactCTTGTCAATTTAAAAGATAGAAGTCTTACTGTTATAGGTGATGATGATCAatcaatatattcttttcgAGGTGCTCATATTAATGTAtttcataaatttttaaaagattgtaattgtttattatttaaattaagtAATAATTTTAGAAGTACTAGAGAAATAGTTAGAGTTTCTCAGAatcttattattaataataaaacatgcAGAATACAAAAACAActttatacaaataatattcaaGGAAATAAAATTCAATTCCATGCATTCAAAACTTCGTGTGATCAAATATCTTATATATTGTctgaaattatttatttaaaaaaaatttataattataaatatggagACTTTGTAATTTTATGTCGAACAAACAAAACATTAAAAGAAACATTAAAGAgtatacataatattgaaattaaaaagaaagcatataaatatttaatcaacaaatttttatgtgataaacaaaagaaactcttaaaagaaaataaaaaacaattagaaaataagaatacaaatgatatatataaaaatatatctataagaaataatgaaataaataattataaaaataatcagAAATGTGAACAAAATGTTAGCgactttaataatatatttaatatagatAGTTTTAAAATACctataaaagaattaaacaaaaaaaaagcttTTTTTGGATCTAAAGAAATTATTGAATTAATTACATTCCTTAGATTTTTATTGAATGTAGATGataatatcatatttaaaaaagcttttaaaataataaaaaatgtcaAAAATACAaaccatataataaataaattaacaaGATGTCAAACAAATCAacatatatcaaatattttaattgaacattctaatgataatatacaaataaaaacagAAAAGACAAAAATTCATAAAACACAACAAATGAATAATGAAATCTTATCTCTTTTTTCATGTGTTAAGAGTATCACTcacttatttattttgtataaaagaaaaacacTAAATAAAGAATCATTACGTgtattagatatatttacAGAAAAGGAATTAAAAACTATTGtcgacttttttttttgtattaattatttcttaaaGTTTGCAGCACATACTAATTCTGTGTATCATTTAGTAATAGAAGTATTGAAGAaaacaaattttttaaaaagattaCAATCCAAAATACAAAAGAAAAgggatgaagaaaataaggAAAACAATATTATGAAAGAAACCATATCTGAACAAAAGAATGATAACATTGAATCGGATGTGATTCAAAATATAGGTAGTGATTCAATGAAGGGAGACCATCACATCAGTGACAATgaacaaaagaaaatgaaattaataaatgaaaaacaaaCTGATGAGCATAAATGTGGTTGTTCTCATCAGGTGATAGGAAAGAGGGTCAACCaggataatgataaaaatggcagtaataatatgtgtgataataatggaagtaataatatgtgtgataataatggaagtaataatatgtgtgataataatggaagtaataatatgtgtaataataatggaagtaataatatgtgtgataataatagcagtaataatatgtgtgataataataacagtAAGGATAATATATGTGATGATGCCACATTTActaataatgtatatactACTGAAGAAActaattcaaaaaatattgaagagaaaaaaggaaatattaaaaaacgTACCTTTGAAGAATatagagaaaaaaaagaaaagacgaaaaaatatattgacattgataataataataataataataataataataatcaaaagAATGATTGccataataacaataatgataTGTTCGATATTAATACTGTGaatgaaattaaaataaaaaaagatctcgaattattatttaatataggagataaagatttaaaatataatgaaatacaaaatatttttatattcttagaAATGACAACAGATTATAAACCAAACTTATTACAACAATCATGTTTAGAttgtttattttgttttcttaATGATTTCAAAAATAATGTACATGAAAATATGCTAGTAGAAAAAGTTACCTTAACAACTATACATAAGGCAAAAGGATTAGAATGGAAAGtagtttttattataaatgtgACAGAAGGAGAAATACCACAAACGGTTGATAATAAACAAGATATTATtgaagaaagaaaaattttcTATGTAGGAATTACTAGAGCCAAATTTTtactatatttattatgttcaattcaaaataataattcttctgAAAAAAATACTGTTTCGAGGTTTATTAATGAAatgaatatatga